ACTCTAATGTTTATCTAATAAAGGAATGAGTGCATTAAAGTCGTTAGCTGAACTAcctagctagcaagctaactgctaacagctGTCAGTATCTGCTATGGAAACCAATTAGTACTATTTCCTGTTGGTAGATAAAAGGGGGTTTACATCGCAccctgtctttgtcttttcagtttTCCTGAAGTACTTTCTCACCAGTAAAACTGTCCGGagtgctgtgctgctggtggGGCTGTGTGACTCCGGGAAAACTCTCCTTTTCGGCAAGGTGAGCTGGTTTCCATCGCCACGTTGTCTATCATGGGATGCTCAGCCGATGGGAGACTGAGGCATGGCTAATGAGCTTTTTAAGtgttcattttatgttttggcAGCTGTTGACTGGAAAGTTCAAGCGGACACAGACCTCCATTACTGACAGCAGTGCTCCATataaagccaaaaatgacaggGTAAGTTAATTTTATCATCATCAGCTATCGTCCTTTCATGAAGAGCGTGGTTTACTGTTGTCCCCTCTCCCTGCTGTATTCAGGGCAGCACCTGGACTTTGATAGACCTGCCAGGACATGACAGTCTTCGCCCTCAGTACCTCGAGAAGTTCAAATCTGCAGCCAGGTGAGAACAGGACAGCCGATCTGAATGCACTTTCTACTTGCAAGGTAAAGTTACCAGTGAGTTGTCTTCCTCATCACCACTCTCCATGTCTCATCTCTTCAGAGCGATCGTGTTTGTAGTGGACAGCAGTATCTTCCAGAAGGAGGTGAGAGACGTGGCAGAGTTCCTGTACAACTTGTTGACGGACACCGTGATCTCCAGAAATGCTCCAGCTCTCCTGGTGGCCTGCAACAAACAAGGTTCAACAACCCTTTGGCTGAGAAAATTAACCAATTATTTACACTTTGTTCTTCAAGTTGCCTGTTTGTTATAAGTTGCTGTTATTTACTGTTGTCTTTATTTTACAGATATCACCATGGCAAAATCAGCTAAACtgattcagcagcagctggagaaagaACTGTAAGTAACAGAGGCCAATGTTTCACGTTGCTGTCTTCTTCACATTTATGTCCTAATTTTAGCTAATTGGCTGTTAAATTaatttcatgttgttgtttcatgttGCATCACAAATGTTACGTTCTTTCAGGTAGTCAACCTGGAAAGATTATTGTAGTTCATAAATATTACTAAGATTGGACGATTGATCACAGCCGGGACCTAATGGTTAAAACAATACTGCTGTTAATTTATATTTTGGAGGGTTGTACTGTTTTCTACACATTGTTAGTGTCTTTAATTGTCGTTTAGGCTTTAATTGTCATCACTGTTTAGGTGTACAGGCTGCATTTTagctctggttctctctcttaAAATGGAGGCCATCCTCAACAATACTtgagctggggatcgaaccaccaaccCTGTTATTCATAGTTGACACACTCCACCTCCAGAGCTTCTGGTTTGATGTACATTCAGCCCTGTCTCTCGTTTCTCATAGGAACACCTTGCGAGTAACCCGCTCTGCAGCCCTGAGCTCTCAGGACGGCTCTGTTGGCGGCAGCATGTATCTGGGGAAAAAAGGCAAGGACTTTGAGTTCAGCCAGCTGTCCATGAAGGTGGAGTTCCTGGAGTGCAGCGCCCGCGGCAGCAAGGGGGAAGATGGGGACGCAGACATCGAGAGCCTGGAGAAGAGCCTGGCTAATCTGTAAAATCAGCAACTTATCATCCTCATTGCCTCAAAGGACCTCGGATCAACGTCCACTGTCACCTCAGTAATCAAAGGAGGGACGTTGCATCTCAGTAGAGGAGTAACCAGTGAAAAATGGTCCAATCTGTGCTGACTGTCAATGTAAACTTCAGTTGACAGTAAAGGTGAAAGACACATTTTgagacacattcaaacacaccaaaaagaCTGGAAGCTACGTAACCGAACATGTCGGAGTTTGTCAAGTGGCTATGCAGTGCTGGGAAATGATTGTGCTTATTCAGTGTAAATCTTACTGTGAACATCCACCTTAGAGCGCTTTGTTTGGCttgtttagaaaataaatagGTTGAAGAACTACAACATATTTATAATTGCAATTTAAAGAAGTTATTATAGGCTGTCACAgattttcactatttttgttGTAAACTCAGCCAGTTTGATTTATATGCTGCCTTGTGAAGACACGAGCGTGAATTGAATTTactcattcatttcaacagtCAGCCTGGTGCCTTTTTCTTCTGGCGTTCTTATAGAAAAGTGTTTTGCTTGTTTGCAAAAGAATGACgtttacttgtttgaaagtGCAGCGTGGATACAGTGCATTTGCaatgaatgtatgaatttgagattttgtgtttttgtctcgttaaaaaaataaattttttgatggtgatgcaaaaaaaaaaaaaaaaagccaacagATTGATAGGaacaaaaaattattaaatttcaGCAGAAGATACTGTCAGGTTGTAATTCTTAATGAGCAAACTGATTTAATCACTGACATgtacagaaatctaatttaattgTAGGCGTATCTCACATGAGGGTCAGCCGGGTCAGTTCACAAATGGCGCTgctttacattcattttaaaaactgcacCACAGAACCAAAAGTAATTTATAAATGTGGCTGTGTGCTCTGTGATGTAACGCTGTTTTCAAATGTCTTCAGTCTGAG
The Pempheris klunzingeri isolate RE-2024b chromosome 4, fPemKlu1.hap1, whole genome shotgun sequence genome window above contains:
- the srprb gene encoding signal recognition particle receptor subunit beta; amino-acid sequence: MEADSTGGSMDEKADVEMAENPFEPYFESLRQQLEDQDPVFLIGVVVALAVVVITCVFLKYFLTSKTVRSAVLLVGLCDSGKTLLFGKLLTGKFKRTQTSITDSSAPYKAKNDRGSTWTLIDLPGHDSLRPQYLEKFKSAARAIVFVVDSSIFQKEVRDVAEFLYNLLTDTVISRNAPALLVACNKQDITMAKSAKLIQQQLEKELNTLRVTRSAALSSQDGSVGGSMYLGKKGKDFEFSQLSMKVEFLECSARGSKGEDGDADIESLEKSLANL